Proteins encoded within one genomic window of Amorphoplanes friuliensis DSM 7358:
- a CDS encoding DNA polymerase ligase N-terminal domain-containing protein, which produces MTDQLEEYRRRRDARRTPEPVPRARPRPTTGNRFVIQQHHARSLHWDVRLERDGVLVSFAVPRGLPRDRARNHLAKHTEDHPLEYLDFAGEIPAGEYGGGRMTIHDRGTFETDKWRDDEISVTFHGERTSGRYVFFQTGGNDWMVRRMDPSEPGWETMPEAVEPMLATRAAGLPPDDQDWGYELSWAGRRTLIQVSGGRVKVTDAEGTDVTSWYPELRPLGEALAPLEAVLDGEIVAFDGARVSPELLERRKAPKDSAAARRAAERTPVQFLAYDLLWLEGHSTVELVRYAERRELLEGLDLAGDNWQTPPYFSGGGSFALDAAQAQGLDGVVAKRLDSPYLPGRRSRLWLSVTT; this is translated from the coding sequence ATGACCGACCAGCTGGAGGAGTACCGACGGCGGCGGGACGCCCGGCGTACGCCGGAACCCGTGCCGCGTGCCCGGCCCCGCCCGACCACGGGGAACAGGTTCGTCATCCAGCAGCATCACGCCCGCAGCCTGCACTGGGACGTCCGGCTGGAGCGTGACGGCGTGCTCGTCTCGTTCGCCGTGCCGCGGGGTCTGCCTCGCGATCGCGCCCGCAACCACCTCGCCAAGCACACCGAGGACCACCCGCTCGAATACCTGGACTTCGCGGGCGAGATCCCGGCCGGTGAGTACGGCGGCGGCCGGATGACCATCCACGATCGGGGCACCTTCGAGACCGACAAGTGGCGCGACGACGAGATCAGCGTCACTTTCCACGGTGAACGCACCAGCGGGCGCTACGTCTTCTTCCAGACGGGCGGCAACGACTGGATGGTCCGCCGGATGGACCCCTCCGAGCCGGGCTGGGAGACCATGCCCGAGGCCGTCGAGCCCATGCTCGCGACCCGGGCCGCCGGCCTGCCGCCCGACGACCAGGACTGGGGGTACGAGCTGAGCTGGGCCGGCCGCCGCACCCTGATCCAGGTGTCCGGTGGACGGGTCAAGGTCACCGACGCCGAGGGCACCGACGTCACCTCGTGGTACCCGGAGCTGCGCCCACTGGGTGAAGCGCTCGCCCCGCTCGAGGCCGTACTGGATGGGGAGATCGTGGCTTTCGACGGCGCGCGGGTCTCTCCGGAGCTGCTGGAGCGCCGTAAGGCGCCGAAGGATTCCGCGGCCGCGCGCCGGGCCGCCGAGCGCACGCCGGTGCAGTTCCTCGCCTACGACCTGCTCTGGCTGGAGGGCCATTCCACGGTGGAGCTGGTCCGGTACGCCGAGCGCCGCGAGCTGCTGGAGGGCCTGGACCTGGCCGGTGACAACTGGCAGACGCCGCCGTACTTCTCCGGTGGCGGGTCGTTCGCGCTCGACGCCGCCCAGGCGCAGGGCCTGGACGGCGTCGTTGCGAAGCGGCTCGACTCCCCTTACCTACCGGGTCGCCGCAGCCGGCTCTGGCTCTCTGTCACTACCTAG
- a CDS encoding isochorismatase family protein, producing MSRALIIVDVQNDFCEGGSLAVAGGAGVAAGITQALTSGSWDHVVATKDYHVDPGAHFSAHPDFVDSWPAHCVVGTGGADFHPALETGKVEAVFHKGEHAAAYSGFEGHTAEGQGLADWLRARSVTSVDVVGIATDHCVRATALDAVAAGFSTTVLLDLTAGVAPATTEAALTQFADASVATTGRPVVNSV from the coding sequence ATGTCCCGCGCCCTCATCATCGTCGACGTCCAGAACGACTTCTGCGAAGGCGGCTCCCTGGCCGTGGCCGGCGGCGCCGGTGTCGCCGCCGGCATCACCCAGGCCCTGACCAGCGGTTCCTGGGACCACGTCGTGGCGACCAAGGACTACCACGTCGACCCGGGCGCCCACTTCAGCGCCCATCCCGACTTCGTCGACTCGTGGCCGGCGCACTGCGTGGTCGGCACCGGTGGCGCCGACTTCCACCCGGCGCTGGAGACCGGCAAGGTCGAGGCGGTCTTCCACAAGGGCGAGCACGCGGCGGCGTACTCCGGCTTCGAAGGCCACACCGCCGAAGGCCAGGGCCTGGCGGACTGGCTCCGCGCCCGCTCGGTCACCTCGGTCGACGTGGTCGGCATCGCCACGGACCACTGCGTCCGCGCCACCGCCCTGGACGCGGTAGCCGCGGGCTTCTCGACCACGGTCCTGCTCGACCTCACCGCGGGCGTGGCGCCGGCAACCACCGAGGCCGCGCTGACCCAGTTCGCCGACGCCTCGGTGGCCACGACCGGCCGGCCGGTGGTGAACTCCGTCTAA
- a CDS encoding NAD(P)-dependent oxidoreductase, with protein MSLNIVVLGAAGRTGRLIVAEALHSGHQVTAAVRSPASVPAAPGLRVERADVRDADNLRAVIQGHDAVVSAIGASGRKADNLYSDGARATVSAMQATGVKRLLAITSVGVRRDDPHHAWWYRGLIRPIGADLYADMTRMEQIVRDSDLDWTFVRPTYLQDREPTGGYRATDNSTPQGGWRITRTDVARFIVEELDAHRWSRQAPSLAE; from the coding sequence ATGAGCCTCAACATCGTGGTTCTAGGGGCCGCCGGCCGCACCGGACGCCTGATCGTCGCGGAGGCCCTGCACAGCGGCCACCAGGTCACCGCCGCCGTCCGTAGCCCCGCAAGTGTCCCGGCGGCCCCGGGTCTCCGGGTGGAACGTGCCGACGTCCGCGACGCGGACAACTTGCGCGCCGTGATCCAAGGTCACGACGCTGTCGTCTCCGCCATCGGCGCCTCCGGCCGCAAAGCCGACAACCTCTATTCCGACGGCGCCCGCGCCACGGTGTCGGCAATGCAGGCCACCGGGGTGAAGCGGCTGCTGGCCATCACCTCCGTCGGCGTCCGGCGCGACGACCCCCACCACGCCTGGTGGTACCGGGGTCTGATCCGCCCCATCGGCGCAGACCTGTACGCCGACATGACCCGCATGGAGCAGATCGTGCGTGACAGTGATCTCGACTGGACCTTCGTGCGACCCACCTACCTGCAGGACCGCGAACCCACCGGCGGCTACCGCGCCACCGACAACAGCACACCCCAGGGCGGCTGGCGCATCACACGCACCGACGTCGCGCGCTTCATCGTCGAGGAACTCGACGCGCACCGTTGGTCCCGCCAGGCACCCAGCCTCGCCGAATAA
- a CDS encoding MFS transporter, with product MEKRWWVLVVVLTGGVMDLLDSTVMTVAGPSVRVGLGGTEATLQWLTAGYVLPFGVLLVIGGRLGDRWGRRRLFLIGATGFTLASLVCALAVSPTMLISARVAQGALGALMIPQGFGVLSTVFTGVRERGRAFSLFGPVSALAGIGGPILAGLLIAWNLGGLDWRLIFLINVPLGAFAILGALAWMPADDGDRAARLDPIGAVLVAAGSAGLVLPLIQGREAGWPWWTFALPAIAVLAFAALARRQTTSLFPILAPALLRKRPFVAGLSVAVLLFAGTGGLMLILSLFLQLGLHYSALHTGLALAPVAVGIAASSLLVPALFSRLGRRLLHIGLGVELIGVLGFAVVAAVGPTDLAFAAAGLVSGLGLGLLFGPLIQSTLAVAAPGEVGSASGTINAVQQIATALGVAVLGTVFLADAAPAHALITGALIVAATCVLCAVVVLALPTAERNAAA from the coding sequence ATGGAGAAGCGTTGGTGGGTGCTCGTGGTGGTGCTGACGGGCGGCGTAATGGATCTGCTCGACTCGACCGTGATGACCGTCGCCGGTCCCTCCGTACGGGTTGGGCTCGGCGGGACAGAAGCCACTCTGCAGTGGCTGACAGCGGGCTACGTGCTCCCGTTCGGTGTCCTGCTCGTCATCGGCGGAAGGCTCGGTGACCGGTGGGGACGACGACGGCTCTTCCTCATCGGCGCGACCGGATTCACGCTCGCCTCCCTGGTCTGCGCGCTCGCCGTGTCGCCGACGATGCTCATCTCGGCACGGGTGGCGCAGGGAGCACTCGGCGCATTGATGATTCCGCAAGGCTTCGGCGTGCTGTCGACCGTGTTCACCGGTGTTCGGGAACGCGGCCGAGCCTTTTCGTTGTTCGGCCCGGTCAGCGCGCTGGCCGGGATCGGTGGTCCGATCCTCGCCGGCCTGCTGATCGCCTGGAACCTCGGCGGCCTCGACTGGCGCCTGATCTTCCTGATCAACGTGCCACTGGGGGCCTTCGCCATCCTCGGAGCGCTGGCCTGGATGCCGGCCGATGACGGCGACCGCGCAGCACGTCTCGATCCGATCGGCGCGGTACTCGTCGCGGCGGGGTCCGCAGGGCTCGTACTGCCCCTGATCCAGGGCCGGGAAGCGGGCTGGCCGTGGTGGACCTTCGCCCTGCCGGCCATCGCAGTACTCGCGTTCGCCGCCCTCGCACGACGCCAGACGACCAGTCTCTTTCCGATCCTCGCTCCGGCTCTGCTGCGTAAGCGCCCCTTCGTCGCCGGGCTGTCCGTGGCAGTGCTGCTGTTCGCCGGAACCGGGGGGCTGATGCTCATCCTGTCGCTGTTCTTGCAGCTGGGCCTGCACTACTCGGCGCTGCACACGGGCTTGGCGCTCGCCCCCGTGGCCGTGGGTATCGCGGCCTCCTCGCTGCTCGTCCCAGCTCTGTTCTCGCGCCTCGGCCGCCGCCTCCTTCACATCGGACTCGGCGTGGAACTGATCGGCGTGCTCGGATTCGCCGTTGTGGCGGCCGTCGGCCCGACGGACCTGGCATTCGCCGCCGCCGGGCTGGTGAGCGGCCTCGGACTGGGGTTGCTCTTCGGCCCCCTGATCCAGAGCACCCTCGCCGTCGCCGCCCCCGGCGAGGTGGGCAGCGCCTCCGGAACCATCAACGCCGTCCAGCAGATCGCCACCGCCCTCGGCGTCGCCGTCCTGGGCACCGTTTTCCTCGCCGACGCCGCCCCGGCCCACGCCCTGATCACCGGCGCGCTCATCGTGGCCGCCACTTGTGTGCTCTGCGCCGTCGTCGTCCTCGCCCTGCCCACCGCTGAAAGGAACGCAGCAGCATGA
- the ctaD gene encoding aa3-type cytochrome oxidase subunit I, whose protein sequence is MTTVAPKPIVTRPWPVRQQVKGSALARILRTTDAKQIGIMYMITAFVFYILGGFMALLMRTELARPGMQVLSPEQYNQLFTMHGTIMLLFFATPIVFAFANFLVPIQIGAPDVSFPRLNAFAYWLYLFGGTITISGFLTPGGAADFGWFAYTPLSDSLHSPGVGGNMWVVGLALSGLGTILGGVNIITTVITLRAPGMTMFRMPILTWNILVTMLLVIMVFPFFAAALFALAADRVLGAHVFDVDTGGPMLWQHLFWFFGHPEVYIVALPFFGIITEVIPVFSRKPVFGYKGLVGATLLIAALSMSVWAHHMFVTGQVLLPFFSFLSFLIAVPTGMKFFVWIGTMWRGQISFETPMLFAIGFLITFLFGGLSGVLLAAPPIDFHVSDSYFVIAHFHYVLFGTIVFAVFSGIYFWFPKMFGRMLDDRLGKIHFWLTFLGFHATFLVQHWLGAEGMPRRYADYLPSDGFTFLNTFSTIGSFVLGASTLPFIYNVWKSYKVGQLVTVDDPWGAGNSLEWATSSPPPLRNFDKMPRIRSERPAFDAKFPELAAGAQSVAGPPEGGARPLTSESDGGATYQEDLSDRNKH, encoded by the coding sequence GTGACGACCGTTGCGCCTAAGCCGATCGTGACCCGGCCCTGGCCGGTTCGGCAGCAGGTCAAGGGCTCGGCCCTCGCGCGGATCCTGCGGACGACGGACGCGAAGCAGATCGGGATCATGTACATGATCACCGCCTTCGTGTTCTACATCCTGGGCGGCTTCATGGCCCTGCTCATGCGCACCGAGCTGGCGCGCCCGGGCATGCAGGTCCTGTCGCCCGAGCAGTACAACCAGCTGTTCACGATGCACGGCACGATCATGCTGCTGTTCTTCGCGACGCCGATCGTGTTCGCCTTCGCGAACTTCCTGGTGCCGATCCAGATCGGCGCGCCCGACGTGTCGTTCCCGCGGCTCAACGCGTTCGCGTACTGGCTGTACCTGTTCGGCGGCACCATCACCATCAGCGGGTTCCTGACGCCGGGTGGCGCGGCTGACTTCGGCTGGTTCGCGTACACGCCGCTCAGCGACTCTCTGCACTCGCCGGGCGTCGGCGGCAACATGTGGGTCGTCGGCCTGGCACTGTCCGGCCTCGGCACCATCCTCGGTGGCGTCAACATCATCACCACGGTGATCACGCTGCGCGCCCCGGGCATGACGATGTTCCGGATGCCGATCCTGACCTGGAACATCCTGGTCACGATGCTCCTGGTCATCATGGTCTTCCCGTTCTTCGCGGCGGCGCTCTTCGCCCTGGCCGCGGACCGGGTGCTCGGCGCGCACGTCTTCGACGTGGACACCGGCGGGCCGATGCTCTGGCAGCACCTCTTCTGGTTCTTCGGGCACCCCGAGGTCTACATCGTCGCGCTGCCGTTCTTCGGCATCATCACCGAGGTCATCCCGGTCTTCAGCCGCAAGCCCGTCTTCGGCTACAAGGGCCTGGTCGGCGCGACCCTGCTGATCGCGGCGCTGTCGATGAGCGTGTGGGCGCACCACATGTTCGTCACCGGCCAGGTGCTGCTGCCGTTCTTCAGCTTCCTGAGCTTCCTCATCGCCGTACCGACAGGCATGAAGTTCTTCGTCTGGATCGGCACGATGTGGCGCGGCCAGATCAGCTTCGAGACACCGATGCTGTTCGCCATCGGCTTCCTCATCACGTTCCTCTTCGGCGGCCTGTCCGGCGTGCTCCTCGCGGCCCCGCCGATCGACTTCCACGTCTCCGACTCGTACTTCGTCATCGCGCACTTCCACTACGTGCTCTTCGGCACGATCGTGTTCGCGGTGTTCTCGGGCATCTACTTCTGGTTCCCGAAGATGTTCGGAAGAATGCTGGACGACCGCCTCGGCAAGATCCACTTCTGGCTGACGTTCCTCGGCTTCCACGCCACGTTCCTGGTCCAGCACTGGCTGGGCGCGGAAGGCATGCCCCGCCGCTACGCGGACTACCTCCCCAGCGACGGCTTCACCTTCCTCAACACGTTCTCGACGATCGGCTCCTTCGTGCTCGGCGCGTCGACCCTGCCGTTCATCTACAACGTGTGGAAGTCCTACAAGGTCGGCCAGCTGGTCACCGTCGACGACCCCTGGGGCGCCGGCAACAGCCTCGAATGGGCAACCAGCTCCCCGCCGCCGCTCCGCAACTTCGACAAGATGCCGCGCATCCGCTCGGAACGCCCGGCCTTCGACGCGAAGTTCCCCGAACTGGCCGCCGGCGCCCAATCCGTCGCCGGCCCGCCGGAAGGCGGCGCCCGCCCCCTGACCTCCGAGTCCGACGGCGGCGCGACCTACCAGGAAGACCTGAGCGACCGCAACAAGCACTGA
- a CDS encoding FAD-dependent monooxygenase, translating into MTLRILVVGAGISGLAAARGLRVAGFRPDVVEELPATTVPGAGIYLPGNASRALRLLGLDAPLRPLGHLIFRQVFQDSDGGELFEMDVAGLWAGVGESRALSRGDLQQVLLTGVGGEVRYDTVVRDLELVDDGVKVEFGTGAVAEYDLVIGADGRRSTIRDKAGLGGPAVPTGQIVYRSVVAGGPPITDWTALLGRRSQFVVMPMGGRRLYCHADETAGPDTPNPADPLARVRELFGEFGGPVPAILDAMEKVQVARTDEVVPEGWSKGHVLLVGDAAHATAPTLAQGAAMALEDAVVLGEVLKANPHDVPAALSAYEKRRQGRCDQVRERTRERDRTRDVPPALRDPMLRRRGQRIFADQYRGLTEPF; encoded by the coding sequence ATGACCTTGCGCATCCTCGTCGTGGGCGCCGGCATCAGCGGCCTCGCGGCGGCCCGAGGGCTTCGTGTCGCGGGTTTCCGGCCCGACGTGGTCGAGGAGCTGCCCGCCACGACTGTCCCCGGCGCCGGCATCTACCTCCCCGGCAACGCATCCAGGGCCCTGCGCCTGCTCGGCCTCGACGCGCCGCTCCGGCCGCTCGGCCACCTGATCTTCCGGCAGGTCTTCCAGGACTCCGACGGCGGCGAGCTGTTCGAGATGGACGTCGCCGGCCTCTGGGCGGGCGTGGGCGAGAGCCGTGCGCTGTCCCGCGGCGACCTCCAGCAGGTGCTGCTCACCGGCGTCGGGGGCGAGGTGCGCTACGACACGGTCGTCCGCGACCTCGAGCTCGTCGACGACGGCGTCAAGGTCGAGTTCGGCACCGGTGCCGTCGCCGAGTACGACCTGGTCATCGGGGCCGACGGCCGGCGTTCGACCATCCGGGACAAGGCCGGGCTGGGCGGGCCCGCGGTCCCCACCGGCCAGATCGTCTACCGCAGTGTGGTCGCCGGTGGACCGCCGATCACCGACTGGACGGCCCTGCTCGGCCGCCGGTCCCAGTTCGTCGTGATGCCGATGGGCGGCCGGCGGCTCTACTGCCACGCCGACGAGACCGCCGGACCCGACACACCCAACCCGGCCGACCCGCTCGCCCGCGTCCGCGAGCTCTTCGGAGAGTTCGGCGGGCCCGTCCCGGCCATCCTGGACGCGATGGAAAAAGTGCAGGTCGCCCGCACCGACGAGGTCGTGCCCGAGGGCTGGTCCAAGGGCCACGTCCTGCTGGTCGGTGATGCTGCCCACGCGACCGCACCGACGCTGGCGCAGGGCGCGGCAATGGCCCTCGAGGACGCTGTTGTGCTCGGCGAGGTGCTCAAGGCGAACCCCCACGACGTGCCGGCGGCGCTCAGTGCGTACGAGAAGAGGCGCCAGGGGCGCTGTGACCAGGTCCGCGAGCGGACCCGGGAGCGGGATCGGACCCGTGATGTGCCCCCGGCGTTGCGCGACCCTATGCTGCGGAGGCGGGGTCAGCGGATCTTTGCGGATCAGTACAGGGGACTGACCGAACCGTTCTGA
- a CDS encoding TetR/AcrR family transcriptional regulator C-terminal domain-containing protein, with the protein MRRVAQALDTGPASLYVYVADRDELMAEVYDLALAGIHLPGPADGDWRARLELLISRAITTLASHDDIALVAIARVPTGPHALRILEATMTLLRAGGIDDNLCPWAADLLDQFVTSSALELAARLRDQRALIAAEGAAGATERAMSEAAGSELDAVYGGLPADTYPTIHALRPAMTTAGRDGHAYANWKLSVIIDGLLTHRGPS; encoded by the coding sequence ATGCGCCGCGTTGCCCAGGCGCTGGACACCGGCCCGGCATCGCTCTACGTCTACGTGGCCGACCGGGACGAGCTGATGGCCGAGGTCTACGACCTTGCGCTGGCCGGAATCCACCTGCCGGGCCCGGCCGACGGCGACTGGCGGGCCCGGCTGGAGCTGCTCATCAGCCGGGCCATCACCACCCTCGCGAGTCATGACGACATCGCCCTCGTCGCCATCGCCCGGGTGCCGACCGGACCGCACGCCCTGCGCATCCTCGAAGCGACGATGACCCTGCTCCGCGCCGGCGGCATCGACGACAACCTCTGCCCGTGGGCAGCAGACCTGCTCGACCAGTTCGTGACCTCATCGGCCCTGGAGCTCGCCGCGAGGCTGCGCGACCAGCGGGCCTTGATCGCTGCCGAGGGTGCGGCCGGGGCCACCGAGAGGGCTATGTCCGAAGCCGCCGGGTCTGAACTCGACGCCGTCTACGGCGGCCTACCAGCCGACACCTATCCGACCATCCATGCCCTGCGCCCGGCCATGACCACCGCCGGCCGCGACGGCCACGCCTACGCCAACTGGAAACTCAGCGTCATCATCGACGGGCTGCTGACCCATCGCGGACCGTCGTAG
- a CDS encoding MFS transporter — MTLTPYRETLALPGIRSLLVVATLARIPITAGTVTLTLHVTQDLNLGYGAAGLVGAAFTVGSSVGAPVMGRITDRKGLRPVLVLTTVAEVAFWTSAQAMPYWALLIAALVGGFLTLPAFAVARQSIAALAPESHRLPAFALDSITTELSFMTGPALGVLVCTTAGPRVAMLAVGAGILISGVGLYLLNPPIRGKDEAPISAASRVPRNTWLRPRLVAVLAISSAATLVLSGTDVAVVAVLQNSGEVEWTGAVLGMWAAYSLVGGFAYGTVRQGLSPLTLLAPMALLTIPVGLAGGHWWLLGLLLLPAGALCAPTITATADAVSRLTPASARGEAMGLHNSSLTVGVALGAPLAGVVMDTWSPAWGFAAVGGVGLVVAALALPAELQRRRDVATSPLNPELPPQQTGGMPAGPVDADADAPPQPAADRPTSSADAGV; from the coding sequence ATGACACTCACGCCTTACCGGGAAACCCTCGCCCTGCCCGGGATCCGCTCCCTGCTCGTCGTGGCGACGCTCGCCCGCATCCCCATCACCGCCGGCACGGTCACCCTGACCCTGCACGTCACCCAGGACCTCAACCTCGGGTACGGCGCAGCCGGCCTCGTCGGAGCCGCCTTCACCGTCGGCAGCTCCGTGGGTGCCCCGGTGATGGGCCGCATCACCGACCGCAAGGGCCTGCGCCCGGTGCTGGTGCTGACCACGGTCGCCGAGGTCGCCTTCTGGACGTCGGCGCAGGCCATGCCGTACTGGGCGCTGCTCATCGCAGCCCTGGTCGGCGGCTTCCTGACCCTCCCGGCCTTCGCGGTGGCCCGCCAGTCGATCGCCGCCCTGGCCCCCGAGAGCCATCGCCTGCCGGCCTTCGCCCTCGACTCGATCACCACTGAGCTTTCTTTCATGACCGGCCCCGCCCTGGGCGTCCTGGTCTGCACCACCGCAGGCCCCCGCGTGGCGATGCTGGCGGTCGGCGCCGGCATCCTCATCTCCGGCGTAGGCCTGTACCTGCTGAATCCCCCCATCCGCGGCAAGGACGAGGCTCCGATCTCGGCGGCCTCCCGAGTCCCCCGCAACACCTGGCTCCGCCCCCGCCTGGTGGCCGTCCTCGCCATCAGCAGTGCCGCAACCCTGGTCCTGAGCGGTACGGACGTCGCCGTGGTCGCAGTCCTCCAGAACTCCGGCGAGGTGGAATGGACCGGGGCCGTGCTCGGCATGTGGGCGGCGTACTCGCTGGTCGGCGGCTTTGCCTACGGCACGGTCCGCCAAGGCCTCTCGCCTCTCACCCTGCTCGCCCCCATGGCTTTGCTGACCATTCCCGTAGGCCTGGCGGGCGGCCATTGGTGGCTCCTGGGCCTGCTGCTGCTGCCCGCGGGCGCCCTCTGCGCGCCCACCATCACAGCGACGGCGGACGCGGTCAGCCGCCTGACCCCGGCTTCGGCCCGCGGCGAGGCGATGGGCCTGCACAACTCGTCGCTCACCGTGGGGGTGGCCCTGGGGGCTCCGCTGGCGGGCGTTGTGATGGACACCTGGTCGCCGGCGTGGGGCTTCGCCGCGGTCGGCGGGGTAGGCCTTGTGGTGGCGGCGCTGGCACTGCCCGCAGAGCTCCAACGCCGCCGCGACGTGGCAACGTCGCCGTTGAACCCCGAACTCCCACCGCAGCAGACCGGCGGCATGCCGGCTGGGCCGGTCGACGCCGACGCCGACGCCCCACCCCAGCCGGCCGCCGACCGGCCGACCAGCTCGGCCGACGCGGGGGTCTAG
- a CDS encoding nicotinate phosphoribosyltransferase, which yields MVSAALKDGTADRRSVFEVFARRLPSGRRYGVVAGQGRLMELIRDFRFTDEDITFLRGAGVVDETTAAWLADYRFTGDIDGYAEGELFFPGSPILTVSGGFAECVVLETLILSVLNHDCAIAAGAARMVTAARGRPIIEMGSRRTHEEAAVAAARAAYLAGFASTSNLAAGGRYGIPTTGTSAHAFTLLHDDEPAAFASQVAALGKNTTLLVDTYDIAQGIRNAIAVAGPDLRAVRIDSGDLSVLAQHSRELLDSLGATETKIIVSGDMDEYSIATLAAEPVDMYGAGTAVVTGSGAPTAGLVYKLVEVEGRAVVKRSENKATVGGRKTAIRRHKPTGTATEEIVVSQGVPDHVANDRLLQRSFVVGGEVTALPTLAESRDHLRQCLISIPWEGLKLSAGDPAIPVTVVPTA from the coding sequence ATGGTCAGCGCCGCTCTCAAGGACGGCACGGCCGACCGCCGCAGCGTCTTCGAGGTGTTCGCCCGGCGGCTGCCCAGCGGGCGCCGCTACGGTGTGGTCGCCGGTCAGGGACGCCTCATGGAGCTCATCCGCGACTTCCGGTTCACCGACGAGGACATCACGTTCCTGCGCGGCGCCGGTGTCGTCGACGAGACCACAGCGGCGTGGCTCGCGGATTACCGCTTCACGGGCGACATCGACGGGTACGCCGAAGGTGAACTGTTCTTCCCCGGCTCCCCGATCCTGACCGTCTCCGGGGGCTTCGCGGAGTGTGTGGTCCTGGAGACGCTCATCCTGTCGGTGCTCAACCACGACTGCGCCATCGCGGCGGGTGCGGCCCGGATGGTCACCGCCGCCCGGGGACGGCCGATCATCGAGATGGGCTCCCGGCGTACGCACGAGGAGGCCGCGGTGGCAGCGGCCCGCGCGGCCTACCTGGCGGGTTTTGCCTCGACGTCGAACCTCGCCGCGGGCGGCCGCTACGGCATCCCGACGACCGGCACGTCGGCGCACGCGTTCACGCTGCTGCACGACGACGAGCCGGCCGCGTTCGCCTCGCAGGTCGCCGCGCTGGGCAAGAACACGACGCTGCTCGTCGACACCTACGACATCGCCCAGGGCATCCGCAACGCCATCGCGGTGGCGGGCCCGGACCTGCGCGCGGTCCGCATCGACTCCGGCGACCTGTCGGTGCTCGCGCAGCACTCCCGCGAGCTCCTCGACTCCCTCGGCGCCACCGAGACGAAGATCATCGTCTCGGGCGACATGGACGAATACTCGATCGCGACGCTCGCCGCCGAGCCCGTCGACATGTACGGCGCGGGCACAGCCGTGGTCACCGGCTCCGGCGCGCCGACGGCCGGCCTGGTCTACAAGCTGGTCGAGGTCGAGGGCCGCGCGGTGGTCAAGCGCTCCGAAAACAAGGCCACGGTCGGCGGCCGCAAGACCGCGATCCGGCGGCACAAGCCCACGGGTACGGCCACCGAGGAGATCGTCGTCTCCCAGGGAGTGCCGGACCACGTCGCCAACGACCGGCTGCTGCAGCGCTCGTTTGTCGTCGGCGGCGAGGTCACGGCCCTGCCGACCCTCGCGGAGTCCCGCGACCACCTGCGCCAGTGCCTGATCTCGATCCCCTGGGAAGGCCTGAAGCTGTCCGCCGGCGACCCGGCCATCCCCGTCACCGTCGTCCCGACCGCCTGA
- a CDS encoding helix-turn-helix domain-containing protein, which yields MYVEWAAELPHVIAWRSTVAPGTPPTRILPDGCLDVIWHDGTVFVAGPDTTAQVSGASAGSTFFALRFAAGTGPGVLGLPADELTDRQVPLDQICAPAEVRALSEADDPLAALDRFTRRRWHAPDSVMVAVAAQARAGRPVGAIADRSGLSPRQLQRRCRTAFGYGPKSLAKILRMQRAVGLARAGRPFAEVSTTAGYADQAHLSRDVKALAGVPLGDLVS from the coding sequence ATGTACGTCGAATGGGCGGCCGAGCTGCCGCACGTGATCGCCTGGCGCAGCACGGTGGCGCCGGGCACCCCGCCCACGCGCATCCTGCCCGACGGCTGCCTCGACGTGATCTGGCACGACGGCACGGTGTTCGTCGCCGGTCCCGACACCACGGCGCAGGTCTCCGGTGCGTCGGCGGGCAGCACGTTCTTCGCCCTGCGCTTCGCCGCCGGGACGGGTCCGGGAGTGCTCGGCCTGCCCGCCGACGAGCTCACCGACCGGCAAGTCCCGCTCGACCAGATCTGCGCACCCGCCGAGGTCAGAGCCCTGTCCGAGGCCGATGACCCGCTCGCCGCCCTGGACCGCTTCACCCGGCGCCGCTGGCACGCGCCCGACAGCGTGATGGTCGCCGTTGCCGCTCAGGCGCGGGCCGGGCGACCGGTCGGCGCGATCGCCGACCGGTCCGGCCTCAGCCCGCGCCAGCTGCAGCGTCGCTGCCGGACCGCTTTCGGGTACGGCCCGAAGTCGCTGGCCAAAATTCTGCGGATGCAGCGAGCGGTGGGGCTGGCCCGGGCCGGACGACCGTTCGCCGAGGTGTCCACGACGGCCGGTTACGCCGACCAGGCGCATCTCTCCCGGGACGTGAAAGCGCTGGCAGGGGTGCCCCTCGGTGACCTTGTCAGCTGA